The genomic interval GTGATCTCAAAAGGCCTTGGTCATCGAAGGATATACCGGGATAATCAGGTGAAGAAACGAATAGTGTCCTTTTTATAAAATAGTAATATGACAAATCAACGCTATACCCTGTTATGCCTGGGAGATTCTTATACGATCGGGGAATCAGTGATGATTCACGAGAGTTTTCCCTACCAGGTGGTGCAGGCTTTACGGGAAAAGGGCATCGAATTCATCGGCCCGGAGATCCTGGCCAAAACGGGTTGGACCACCGATGAGTTGTTGTCCGCTATAAATGGATACCGGTTTTTAAAGGGGTATGACTGGGTGACCTTGCTGATCGGTGTCAATAATCAATACCGGGGAAGGGATAGTAGTAACTACCGATCTGAATTGGAGGTATTGATGAAAAAAGCCATTCAGCTCGCCGGTGGGCATTCAAACCATGTGATCGTTCTTTCGATTCCGGATTGGGGGGTAACCCCCTTTGCCGACGGGCGTGACCGGGCCCGGATCAGCCGGGAAATAGACCAGTTTAATGAGGTAAAAAGGGAAATGGCCGGGACTTTGAGGGTACATTATATAGATATTACCCCGGGAACACGGGAGGCTGTGGAAGGCTCGCCCTGGATCGCCGCTGATGGTTTACACCCTTCATCACGGGAATATACACGTTGGGCGGTTGCTGTATCGGGCTTGATTGACAGTCATTTATAATGAAAATTTGTTGCATTTACCATATCCTTCATCTTAACATAAAATGAAAATTTGCGATTTCTATACTATTATTGCAAGATTCAGGGCGGTGTGGAACCCTTTGAAAGACTAAAACCCATTTTGAATTCATGGCGAAAAACCTGTTAATAGTCGAGTCCCCTGCGAAAGCAAAAACCATAGAAAAGATCCTCGGAAAGGATTTTGAAGTGAAGAGTTGCTATGGACATATTCGCGACCTGGAAAAGGCCGAAATGGGTATCGATATTGAGAATGATTACAAACCTCGCTATATCATTCCGGCAGATAAAGAAAAGGTTGTCAAAGACTTAAAGAGTTTAGCGAAAAAATCAGATGAAGTATGGCTGGCAACGGATGAGGACCGTGAAGGAGAAGCCATCAGCTGGCATTTGTGTGAAGTTCTGGGTCTGAATCCAAAAACCACCAAACGGATCGTATTTCATGAGATCACCAAACCCGCTATTCAGGCAGCGGTAAAGAATCCACGATTTCTGGATATGAACCTGGTGAATGCCCAGCAGGCCCGTCGGATCCTTGACCGCATTGTAGGTTTTGAATTAAGCCCTGTGCTCTGGAGAAAGGTGAGTATGCGGAATAACCTGAGTGCCGGACGGGTACAGAGTGTAGCTGTTCGCCTGATAGCCGAGCGGGAAAGAGAGATCAATGCTTTTGCCTCAAACAGTACCTTCAAAATTGAGGCCCAATTCAGTTCACAAGATACCACCGGTAAATCGGTAAACTTTATAGCCGAAGGCAAGAAACAGGATTCGGTTTCCGATGCGGAAGCTTTTCTGCAAAGCTGTACCGGTGCCACGTATACCGTAAGGGATATTCAGGTAAAACCGGGAAAGCGCTCCCCTGCTCCACCCTTTACAACTTCTACTCTGCAACAGGAAGCCAGCCGCAAGCTGGGGTATGGCGTTTCGCGTACCATGCTGCTTGCGCAGAAACTGTATGAGAACGGGCATATCACTTATATGCGTACGGATAGTGTGAACCTGAGTGATACTGCGTTGGGCGATATTACCAATACTGTGAAGGGGATGTATGGTGACAAGTATCATCAGTTCAGGCGGTTCAAAAATAAGAATGAGAGCGCGCAGGAGGCCCACGAAGCCATTCGCCCTACCTATATGAATAATACACAGGTAGGTGATCCGGATACCCAGCGTTTATACGAGCTGATCTGGAAACGCACCATGGCCAGTCAAATGGCTGATGCCGAATTAGAAAAGACCATTGCGAAGATCGATATATCCACAAATAAAGAAGAGTTGACCGCCAGCGGCGAAGTATTGAAGTTTGATGGTTTTCTCAAAGTTTATCGGGAAGACCGGGATGACGATGACCTGGCGGAAGAAGAAAAAGAAGGTATGTTGCCACCCTTAACGGTTGGGCAAATACTTCCGCTTCGCGAGATGACCGCTACTGAAAGATTCAGCCGCCCATCTCCGCGCTTTACAGAAGCATCGCTGGTTAAAAAACTCGAAGAACTTGGTATCGGCCGACCTTCCACCTATGCCCCTACCATTTCCACGATTTTAAAAAGAGGGTATGTGGAGAAGCGTGATAAGGAAGGTGTGAAAAGAGATTTCCGGGTGTTATCCCTGAAAAAAGACAAGATCACGACGAGGGTCGATCAGGAAAACACTGGCGCCGAGAAATCAAAACTCTTCCCTACCGACCTTGGATTGGTAGTGACTGACTTTTTGAAACAGTACTTCGATGATATCATGGATTACAGTTTCACAGCCCGGATCGAAAGTGAGTTTGATGAAGTGGCGGAAGGAAAGATCAAGTGGAGTGAAATGATCAATGATTTCTATAACCCTTTTAAAAAGGATGTAGAAAAGACCATTGAAACGGCTGAGCGTGTGAAAGGAGAAAGAGAATTGGGTACCGATCCTGAATCAGGTAAGCGCATTGTGGCCCGGATGGGACGTTATGGCCCCATGGTACAGATCGGGGAAGCTGATGCAGAGGAGAAACCACGTTTTGCCGCCTTGCGCAAAGACCAAAGCATTGAAACCATCACGCTTGATCAGGCGTTTGAACTCTTTCAATTACCCAGGACACTGGGAGAATATCAGGGACAGGAGGTCGTGGTGAATATAGGCCGGTTTGGCCCCTACGTACGGTTGGGTGATCAGTTCATTTCCATTCCCAAAGGAGAAGATCCGCTGGAGGTTTCGCTTGACCGGGCCGTAGAATTGATTGCTGAAAAGCAAAAAGCAGATGCCCCCGTAGCCTTTTATAATGAAAAGCCGGTGACCAAAGGAAAGGGCCGTTTTGGTCCGTATATCAAATGGGATGATATGTTTATCAATGTCCCCCGGCGGTATGATTTTGAAAAACTCTCCAAAGCAGATATCGATGAATTGATCGAAGCCAAAGTGGAGAAAGAAGCCAATCGGTTTATTCAGCGTTGGCCGGAGGAAAAAATATCGGTGGAGAATGCCCGATGGGGTCCCATTATCAAATTTGGGAAGAAGATCATTCGGTTACCCAAAAAGGCGGATGACACAAAATATACCGCGGATGACCTGGCAACCGTGAGCCTCGATGAGGTAAAGAAAATGATCGAGGTGGTGGATCCAAAAGCCTTTGCCAAAAAATCAGGCGGCCGTGTGGCAGCGAAGAAAGCGGCTAAGAAAAGCCCCGCTCCCAGGAAGAAAGCGGCTGTAAAGAAAAAGGCAGCGAAGAAAAAATAATTCGATTTCTCGCCTCGCCCGCAGAGGTTCGTTGCGAGTGCAACGAGAAACCGATCATACGAGTACCTTAATATTAATAGGAATGAAAAAGTATGGTTTTGTGCTTTTGATGCTCTCCTTTTTCTCCTGCAAAGACAAAAAGAAAACCGATCCGGTAGAAACACCCGTTTACCACAATTGGAATTCATTCAGCATGGGTGCGGATCTCTCCTTTGTCAATAATATTCAGGCACACGGCGGACAATACCGCGTTAACGGTGTTCAACAAGATCCTTTTCAGATACTCAAAGACAAAGGCGCCAATACAGTTCGTGTCCGTTTATGGCATAACCCTCTATGGGTAGCAAATCTCAATGCGGGCACCTATTATCATGATCTATATGATGTTGAAAAGACCATCAAAAGGGCTAAAGACCTGGGGATGGCCGTAAACCTTGATTTTCATTATTCCGATACCTGGGCAGATCCAGGTCACCAGGAAACGCCAGCCGCCTGGGCAGGACTTACTCTTCCTGTTTTAAAAGATTCCCTTTACAATTATACCCTTGCGGTTCTCAATTATTTAAAATCAAAGAACCTGACACCTGAAATGGTACAGGTAGGAAATGAAGTGAACGGTGGCATGTGCTGGCCAGTGGGAAAAGTAGATGCGGGGAACTATGATAATTTTTCTGAGTTATTGAAATCCGGGATCAAAGCGGTTCGGGATTTTTCTCTCACTTCCACCATCAAACCTAAGATCATCCTGCATCAGGCCCAACTCCATTCAGCTCATTGGTGGTTACAGGGAATTACGGCAAAAGGGGTTACTGATTTTGATATCGTAGGCCTTTCCCATTACAGTAAATGGGCGACCGTCAATAGCATGCAGGCGATCACAGACACCTTAAAGGCGTTAAAGACACGATTTGGAAAACAGGTGATGATCGTTGAAACAGCCTATCCCTGGGCTGCCGGAGGAAGTGACAGCTATGGAAATATTTTTTCCGCTACGGATACAGCTCCCGGTTATGGACTTTCCAAAGATGAACAATACCGTTATCTGAAAGACCTTGCATTGGCTGTATACAAGGGAGGTGGTATTGGTGTCCAATACTGGGAACCTGCCTGGATCAGTTCATCGATGAATGATGGATATGGCATCGGTTCTTCCTGGGAGAATTGCGCACTCTTTGATTTTTCCGGGAACATCATGTCGAGCGCGGAGTATATGACGATTAAATTAGAATGATAACCAGGATTATTGGAATACCCGGATTCCACAGAATCTGCGAAATCAGCGCAATCTGAATAATCAAGGTATCAATCCACCTTCAAATCCCCCCACCCTGCTCTATAGGTTCTCTTCACAAACTGATTTGCCGCTTCAAAGTTGGTGATCTTCATATTCTCTCCATCCCACATCAATTGCTTGCGACCGTTGAATTTCTTATTGCCTTTGGTGTCGGTTTCGTAATGATTATAACTCAACACCGCGAGGTTACCCATCAACACGGTTTCAGTCAGAGGTCCCGATTGGGAGAATGGAGAACTGGTATAAGCTCCATAGCCTTGTTTACAAGCTTTCACCCATTGGTTCTGGTGACCTTCCGACCCGCCTTCAACAAAGGGGAATTTTGATTTTGGCAGTTTGGCTGTCTTCATCAATTTGGTTGGCAGAAGCGTGGCATTGCGTCCAAACAGACCTGCCATGATTTTTCCTTTGGTTCCTTCAAAGAGGATACCACCATCCCATTCGGCAAAATTTTCGTCAGGAAGTAATTCCTTCGGACGTTGGGGTTTGATCCCTCCATCATACCAGATCAATTCCACCGGAACCATTTTATCCCGGCGTGGGAACTGGATATGTATCTTGGCTGAAGGAGGAAAACTTCCTTCATAGAAGCTTTGCTGGAAGAAACCGGTATAAACAGATGTAACACTACATTCTACAGAGGTTGGATATTTGAGTTTAAGCGCGCGGTAAGGCACATCCATGAAATGGCATCCCATATCGCCCAGGGAGCCTGTGCCAAAGTCCTGCCAACCTCTCCAGATGGCTGGATGATAAGCGGGGTTGTACGCTCTTTGAGGAGCGGTTCCCAGCCAGAGATCCCAGGAGAGTTCTTTGGGTACCTCAAAATTTCCAGTGGGCATAGATACGCCCGATGGCCAGGTGGGGCGGTTGGTCCACACGTGAACCGTATGAACATCTCCGATCACACCCGCCTGAATCCAGGTTTCCACCATCCGGGTATCATCCCCACTGCTCCCCTGGTTTCCCATTTGTGTCACCACCCGGTATTTCTTTTCGGCCAGGGTGAGCATGCGCGCCTCATAAATATCATGGGTGAGAGGTTTTTCCACATAAACATGTTTGCCCAATTCCATGGCTGCCATGGCCTGAATGGCATGCATATGGTCGGGAGTGGTAATGATCACCGCGTCGATGTTTTTATGTTCCTTTTCGAGCATTTCCCTGTAATCGCGGTAAAATGGGGCATTGGGCCATTTCTTCCGTCCATTTACGGCTTGTCTTTCATCCACATCACAAAGTGCGGTTATATTCTCTGCACCATTGTTCCAGGCATAGGGAAGGTTTACCTCCGCTTTACCTCCCACACCGATACCGGCAATATTGAGTTTATCACTGGGAGGAATATACCCTTTTCCCAAAACATGGCGGGGTACGATAAAAAAACCAGCGGCAGCCAGGGAGGTATTCTTCAGGAATTTACGGCGGGAATTGACAGGCATAGCAGACGTTTTGGCTAAAATAAGAAATTAGCGGAAGAAATGGACAAATAAAGGGGATGTACAACTCAATCCACAACTGGGGAAAATTATATGGAGAGATATTCGTTATGAAGAATGAATTTTATATTAATTAATAAGCATGGAACCCAACAACGAGCTATCCGCGTTATTTACCTTGATCGATGATCCTGATGAGGAAGTATTTGGTCTGGTATCGGAAAAGATCATTGATTATGGGAAACCTGTGATCCCCAACCTGGAACATTTATGGGAAACAACGCCTGATACAGGCATACAGGAGCGGATCGAATTGCTGATTCACCGGCTTCATTTTCGTGACCTCAAAGAAGATTTTCGTCAATGGAATATTGCAGGGCATCACGATCTTTTGCTGGGCGCCATGTTGGTGAGCAAATTTCAATATCCCGATCTTACCACTGCTCCTATCCTGCTTGAAGTAGAAAAGATTCGGCGGAATATCTGGCTTGAACTCAATAACTATCTGACCCCGTTGGAACAGATCCGGATCGTGACAAGTATCCTGTACAGCTATTATGGATTGAAAGGGACTGAGATCAATTACCAGGAACCCAACGAATTTCTTATTCACAAAACGATCGAGGCCAAAAGAGGTAATCAGTTGAGCAATGGGATATTATACCTGGTGTTGAGTGAATTATTGGACCTTCCTGTCAAAGCGGTCGGTCTTCCCAAGCAATTTGTGCTGGCTTATTTCAAACCGGGTTATTCGGATGAAAAGCTGGACGATCATCGGGAAAAGATCGAATTTTACATTGACCCGACCTCCGGACTGGTTTTTACCCATCAGGATGCGGAGAATTATTTCCGGCGGTTGGCTGTTCATCCCGTTCCGGCTTTTTTCAAACCGTTGAGCAACCGAATGATCATTCAGTACCTGCTTACCGAAATGGGTAAATGTTTCAGTTCGGAAAAGGACCTGTATAAACAAACCGAACTCCAGGAGCTTTCGGATCTGCTGGATTAGGCGATCCATATGGACGATTCAGTTTCCACATATTATCACTCCCCTGTTGGCCTGTTGAAGATCAGCAGTAACGAAACCTATATTCAGGAAGTAAGTTTTTATGACAAAACAGAGGTGCATGAACCTCGTCATCGTCATTTACCGGAGGTAATGGTACATTGCGTGGAACAATTGATACAGTACTTCAATGGGGCCCTTCGGCAATTTGATCTTCCGATCAAACAGGAGGGTACAGCTTTTCAACAGGATGTCTGGAATCAATTGATGACGATCCCTTATGGGAAAACGATCTCCTATCTTCAACTGGCGCGTCAATTAGGTGATGCAAAGGCCATTCGCGCCGCTGCCAGTGCCAATGGCAAGAACCAGATCGCGATCATTGTTCCCTGTCACCGGGTTATAGGCTCCAATCGAAGTTTGGTGGGATATGCCGGAGGATTGTGGCGCAAGAAATGGTTATTGGAACATGAGGCGAAGTATGCGTATGGGATCCAAACGCTTTTCTAGAAATAAGAAATCAGAAATAATAAATAAGGAATAAGGAAGGCGACCCACCTCCTTATTCCTTATTTCTTTTTCTTTATCTCCTGTCCTGTAAATGCCATGGGCAGCAATTCCATGGCACTTGACAATATAATCACTGGTCCTGTTTTTCCTCCCAGTATCAAGCGGATGGGTTTACCACTTCTTAATTCATATTCAGCAAGGGATTGTCTGCAAATACCACAGGGACTGATGGGGTGGTCACTGGTACCCTGTTCAGTGTCGTAGGTGATGGCCATGGATTCGATGGTGGCATCAGGATGCATGGAACTGATGGCGGAGAGCAACACACGTTCGGCGCAGATACCTGCAGGAAAAGAGGCGTTCTCCTGGTTGGTGCCGGTTAATACCTTTCCGTTGTGCAATTTTGCAGCCGCTGCTACATGGAAGTGTGAGTAAGGTGCATAGGAGGCGGAAGTGGCCTCATGTGCTTTTTCCAGCAGGTCACGGTCAGCTTTCTCCAATTCTGCTGCCGACGCAAATTCCTGGTATTCCGTTGTCAATTGACGAGGCTTCATACCGGTCTGTTTTTAGGTGAAAAAATCCCCTACCTGACCATTTTGAAGAACCGGTTCCACCGGGGGCCCTTGCCCTTTTCAAAGCTGAACCAGATCATCCAGGCCTTTCCTACCACATGGTCTTCGGGAACAAATCCCCAGTAGCGACTGTCCTGCGAGCCCATGCGGTTATCTCCCATCATCCAGTAATAATCCATTTTAAAGGTGTACTGGCTGGTGGCAGTTCCGTTGATATAAAATGTATTTCCTTCCCGGCGAAGGTCATTGTGTTCATAGTGTCCAATAACCCTTTCATACACTGCATAATTTTCAGGTGTAAGGGTAATGGTTGCATTTTTTTTCGGGATCCAGATCGGACCGAAATTATCCCGTGAATAATGATGGAGGGTGTCGTACGGAAATGTAGGTTCATCTCCTCCGGAATAATCCAGTTTGATGTCCTGGATCAATCCCGCCTGTGTCATTTTCTGCCGGGCCTTTTCGGTCAGCAGCATATGGTAAACATTGGGGGCGCTTACCAGTCGGTAATCATATTTCTCCGCATCGAGGTTATATTCCTCTTTCATGATGTCGGGATCAAGGTAGGAATTGCCTTTGATCGTAACGATATAATTCATTTGGGCATCGGGGGCGAGTTCCTGTTTTTGACCATTGATGTATACCAGTCCATCCCTGATGGATAAGGTGTCACCAGGAATACCAACACAACGTTTGATATAATTATCTGTTTTATCTACGGGATGCACGGCAATGGGAAAAGTTTCCGGATCATTAAAAACCATTTGAGCAAATGACTTTTGTTCCGGACTTCCATTGACCATCCAGCGCTTCAATTCATAATATGGTCGGGCAGATTGAAAGTCTTTGTGGTTGATGACGGTATCCCCTGCCGGGAAGTTGAATACCACGGCATCGCCTCGTTTTACGGGAGCGGCAAACCACCGGATATAGGGGATTTTGATCCACTCCAGATAGGATTTTCGTTTAGAAGCCGGGAGATAGTTGTGGATAAAAGGAACTGATAAAGGCGTATTGGGTACCCGGGGTCCATAACTCAGTTTGCTGACAAACAGAAAATCATTTACCAGCAGTGATTTCTCCATCGAGGGAGTTGGAATGGTATAGGCTTCAAAAACAAAAAGCCGAATAAGGGTGGCCGCTACAATGGCGAAAATGGCTGCATCCACCCATTCACGCCACCCAGCTTTTTTATAATTTCTCACCGCTTCGGGTCCGGAAAAACGCAGGTTTTTTTCTGCAGCCAGAACGGGAAAATAGATCGGCGCAAACAGGGAGGCCATGGTATGCTGGCCAAAACTGAATTTACCAAAGAGTTTGACAAACTCGATGAATATTCCCATACTGATAAACCAGCCCGCTACAGGTATGAATTGCCAGAAGACCCAGTGTTTGGGTCGTTGGGCGATTTCCTGCATGATCCAGGTATTGTAAAAAGGTATATAGGCTTTCCAGGCAGGGACACCGGCTTTTTGAAAAAGTCGGGCCAGACCAAATGAAGGAAGGAAGACGAGTAAAGTGCCGATGAGGTAAATGACCAATAAATGCTGAAAAGGCATTGGTGATTGTTTAAAGTCAACAAATTTATTACAATAATCCTAAAGCAATCAGGTTCTTTATTCCTGCATATAAGTCGGCCGATCGCCCTGTTTGTAACAGCGACAATCAGAATATTTTGTTAAGGAACTTAATGATGCTTGGGGGTCACATAATTCCTGACATCTTCAGCTGTGATCTCTTTGCCCGAAAGGATGACCAGCCGTTCTACCACATTTCGTAGTTCGCGGATATTTCCCGACCAGTTATAGTCCTGGAGGCTACGGATAGCATCGGGATGGATCAATTTTTTGGCTATACCGTATTCTGTACAGATATCTGTCAGGAAATGGTCGGTCAACAGGGGTATATCGTCTTTCCGGTCGTTCAGGGATGGTACATGAATGAGGATGACGCTCAACCGATGGTATAGGTCGAGGCGAAAATGTTTGTCTTCCACCTCCCGAAGCAGATCTTTATTGGTAGCGGCGATCACACGCACATCCACGTTGATTTCTTTATCACCCCCTACCCGGGTGATCTTGCCTTCCTGCAGGGCGCGGAGTACCTTGGCCTGGGCGCTTGCACTCATGTCGCCTATTTCATCCAGGAAAAGGGTGCCACCATTGGCCTGTTCAAATTTTCCGATCCGTTGTTTGATGGCAGACGTAAAGGAACCTTTTTCGTGTCCAAACAGTTCACTTTCGATCAATTCACTCGGGATGGCTGCGCAGTTCACTTCCACCAGTGGTGCCCCGGCCCGGTTGCTTTTTTCATGGATCCAACGGGCCACAAGTTCCTTACCCGACCCGTTCTCACCGGTGATCAATACCCGGGCATCTGTGGGGGCCACTTTTTCAATGGTTTCCTTGATCCGCAGAATAGGGTCAGACTGTCCTACCATATCCTGAACCTTACTGACCTTACGTTTAAGGACACGTGTTTCGGTGGCCAGGTTGCGCCGGTCCATCGCATTCCGTATCGTAATGAGCAGGCGGTTTAGATCAGGTGGCTTGGCGAGATAATCGTAAGCCCCCCCTTTTACGGCCTCTACAGCGGTTTCAATATTGCCATGGCCGGAGATCATGATGATTGGTACATCCGGGTTAGCTTCACCTGCTTTTTGAAGGAATTCGATGCCATCCAATTTGGGCATCTTAATATCACAGAGGACCACATCAAAACTCTTTTCCCTGAATTTCTTCAATCCCTCCTCCCCATCAGAGGCTTCCTCTATCTTATATCCCTCAAAGGATAGGATCTCGCTCAATGTCTTACGGATCGCTTTTTCATCATCAATGATCAATACGTCTGCCATGCTGGGTATTTAAGGCGGTAAAATTAAGGCAAAAGAGGTAAGCCCGGGAAAAGGAAGGATATGCGTGGGCTATAAAAAAATAGAGGCTGGATAGAAATCCGGCCTCGTTGTAAAATCCAATATCCTATGAAAAACCATTACAAAGATGTAAGGAAAACCTGAAAGCCAATAATATTGACGTGGATTTATTTATTCACATGTGTCTTGAAAACACGGGAATAAATGGTGTTGCAACGATGATCCGGATCGTGGTCTTATTTTTTCAAATACATGACCTCTTTGACCAGTTTTACGGTGCGGGGTACATCCGGCAAAGCGGCGGCTACCAGGTTGGGGGCATAGTGCAGGGGTGCGTCGGCAGCCGTTATACGGCGAATGGGCGCATCTAAGTAATCAAAGCCTTCTTTTTGTATCTGGTAGCTGATTTCGGAGGAAACTGACCCAAAAGGCCATTGTTCCTCGACGATTACGAGTCGGTTGGTCTTTTTGACACTTTCAAGGATGGTCATCCAGTCCAGTGGACGGATGGTGCGGAGGTCAATTACTTCGGCATTGATCCCTTCTTTTTCCAGTTCGGAAGCGGCACCCAGTGCCACTTTCATCATTTTATTGAAGGAAACGATGGTGACATCGGAACCTGCTTTTTTGATGTCAGCTTTGCCCAGTTCGATATAATATTCATCATCGGGAATCTCCATTTTATCTCCATACATCTGTTCACTTTCCATGAACATGACGGGATCTTCCTCGTACCGGATAGCCTGTTTCAACAAACCTTTGGCATCATACGGGTTGCTGGGGGAAACCACTTTGATACCTGGAATATTGGCATAAAGCGATTCAAAAGCGGTGGAGTGCTGGGCGCCAAGCTGTCCGGCAGAGCCATTACCTCCGCGAAAAACGATTGGGCAATTTACCTGACCTCCACTCATTGCCAGCATCTTACTGGCGGTATTTAAAATTTGATCCAAGGCCAGAACAGCAAAGTTCCAGGTCATGAATTCAACGATTGGACGCAGGCCATTTTGGGCAGCACCTACTCCAACAGCCGTAAATCCAAGCTCGGCGATGGGGGTATCGATCACCCTTTTTGGTCCGAATTCGGCTAACATTCCCTGGCTCACCTTATAGGCCCCATTGTATTCCGCTACTTCCTCTCCCATCAGGAACACCCGTTCATCTCTCCTCATTTCTTCGGTCATGGCTTCCCGGAGGGCTTCACGAAAGGCAACTGTTCTTCCCATGCTAATGCAGATTTTTTAGGGGGCAAAAATAGGGAATATTGGTTATAATTTTTGCTTTGTTAAAGGGCTTGAGACGTGAGTAGTGAGACGTGAGTTTGGGTAAATTCAATAATCAATAATCCCCTCAGGCTAGTTCAATGACCATGGCCGAGGCTCCCCCACCCCCATTACAGATTCCAGCGGCACCATACCGGGCCTTGTTGGCCTTTAGCACATGGATAAGGGTAACAATGATGCGGGCACCGGAACAGCCCAGGGGATGTCCCAGGGAAACAGCCCCACCATGAACATTGACACGGGCGGGGTCAAGCTTCATCCGTTTGGTATTCTCAATACCCACGACGGCGAACGCTTCATTGAGTTCCCAGTATTCGATATCCTCCATTTTCAGACCTGCCTTGGCCACCGCTTTGGGTACGGCCAGGGATGGTGTTGTGGTAAACCATTCAGGGGCCTGTTCAGCATCGGCATAGGATCGGATAATGGCAATGGGTTTAAGTCCCAGGGCCTCGGCTTTTTCCTTGCTGGCCAGTACCAGGGCTGCCGCGCCGTCATTCATCGTAGAGGCGTTGGCGGCCGTCACTGTGCCATCTTTTATAAAAGCAGGATTCAGGGTCGGGATCTTGTCAAATTTCACATTAAAGGGTTCCTCATCCTTTCCAACAATGATGGGGTCTCCCTTACGTTGCGGGATGGGAACAGGAACAATCTCTGCCGCAAAAAGCCCCTTTTCCCAGGCGGCTTGCGATCTTTTATAACTCTCTATGGCAAAAGCATCCTGTTCTTCGCGGGAGATGCCGCAGGTTGAGGCACAAAGTTCAGCCGCATTTCCCATGGCTTTTCCGTCATATACATCCGTCAAACCATCTTTGGCCAGGCCATCTATCAGGGTGGTATTTCCATATTTATTTCCCCAGCGCAGATTCTCGGAGTAAAAGGGAACATTGCTCATACTCTCCATTCCACCGGCCACAACGATATCCGCATCTCCCAATAAAATACTCTGGGCTGCCTGGGCAATAGCTTTCATTCCACTCGCGCAAACCTTATTGACCGTTGTGCAATTCACTTCATTGGGGAGACCGGCGAACTTGGCTGCCTGGCGGGCAGGAGCCTGGCCGAGATTGGCCTGTATCACACAACCCATCAAAACATCCTGTACCTGATCGGGCGAAACACCCGCTTTTTCCAGGGCCCCTTTGATGGCAATGGCACCCAATTGGGTTGCTGATAATGACTTAAGCGCACCACCAAAACTTCCCATGGGGGTACGTACGGCGGAAAGGATATATACCTCTTTCATTATTCGTTGGATTGAAAAGCAAAGATAAGGGGGAAGCGTGAGAGGTGTGACGTGAGTGGTGAATGGTGAATGATGAATAGTGAACTAAAAAAACACTTAATACTCATTATTATACTGGATATTGAAAGTT from Chitinophagales bacterium carries:
- a CDS encoding SGNH/GDSL hydrolase family protein, with protein sequence MTNQRYTLLCLGDSYTIGESVMIHESFPYQVVQALREKGIEFIGPEILAKTGWTTDELLSAINGYRFLKGYDWVTLLIGVNNQYRGRDSSNYRSELEVLMKKAIQLAGGHSNHVIVLSIPDWGVTPFADGRDRARISREIDQFNEVKREMAGTLRVHYIDITPGTREAVEGSPWIAADGLHPSSREYTRWAVAVSGLIDSHL
- the topA gene encoding type I DNA topoisomerase, with protein sequence MAKNLLIVESPAKAKTIEKILGKDFEVKSCYGHIRDLEKAEMGIDIENDYKPRYIIPADKEKVVKDLKSLAKKSDEVWLATDEDREGEAISWHLCEVLGLNPKTTKRIVFHEITKPAIQAAVKNPRFLDMNLVNAQQARRILDRIVGFELSPVLWRKVSMRNNLSAGRVQSVAVRLIAEREREINAFASNSTFKIEAQFSSQDTTGKSVNFIAEGKKQDSVSDAEAFLQSCTGATYTVRDIQVKPGKRSPAPPFTTSTLQQEASRKLGYGVSRTMLLAQKLYENGHITYMRTDSVNLSDTALGDITNTVKGMYGDKYHQFRRFKNKNESAQEAHEAIRPTYMNNTQVGDPDTQRLYELIWKRTMASQMADAELEKTIAKIDISTNKEELTASGEVLKFDGFLKVYREDRDDDDLAEEEKEGMLPPLTVGQILPLREMTATERFSRPSPRFTEASLVKKLEELGIGRPSTYAPTISTILKRGYVEKRDKEGVKRDFRVLSLKKDKITTRVDQENTGAEKSKLFPTDLGLVVTDFLKQYFDDIMDYSFTARIESEFDEVAEGKIKWSEMINDFYNPFKKDVEKTIETAERVKGERELGTDPESGKRIVARMGRYGPMVQIGEADAEEKPRFAALRKDQSIETITLDQAFELFQLPRTLGEYQGQEVVVNIGRFGPYVRLGDQFISIPKGEDPLEVSLDRAVELIAEKQKADAPVAFYNEKPVTKGKGRFGPYIKWDDMFINVPRRYDFEKLSKADIDELIEAKVEKEANRFIQRWPEEKISVENARWGPIIKFGKKIIRLPKKADDTKYTADDLATVSLDEVKKMIEVVDPKAFAKKSGGRVAAKKAAKKSPAPRKKAAVKKKAAKKK
- a CDS encoding Gfo/Idh/MocA family oxidoreductase, whose amino-acid sequence is MPVNSRRKFLKNTSLAAAGFFIVPRHVLGKGYIPPSDKLNIAGIGVGGKAEVNLPYAWNNGAENITALCDVDERQAVNGRKKWPNAPFYRDYREMLEKEHKNIDAVIITTPDHMHAIQAMAAMELGKHVYVEKPLTHDIYEARMLTLAEKKYRVVTQMGNQGSSGDDTRMVETWIQAGVIGDVHTVHVWTNRPTWPSGVSMPTGNFEVPKELSWDLWLGTAPQRAYNPAYHPAIWRGWQDFGTGSLGDMGCHFMDVPYRALKLKYPTSVECSVTSVYTGFFQQSFYEGSFPPSAKIHIQFPRRDKMVPVELIWYDGGIKPQRPKELLPDENFAEWDGGILFEGTKGKIMAGLFGRNATLLPTKLMKTAKLPKSKFPFVEGGSEGHQNQWVKACKQGYGAYTSSPFSQSGPLTETVLMGNLAVLSYNHYETDTKGNKKFNGRKQLMWDGENMKITNFEAANQFVKRTYRAGWGDLKVD
- a CDS encoding glycosyl hydrolase 53 family protein, translating into MKKYGFVLLMLSFFSCKDKKKTDPVETPVYHNWNSFSMGADLSFVNNIQAHGGQYRVNGVQQDPFQILKDKGANTVRVRLWHNPLWVANLNAGTYYHDLYDVEKTIKRAKDLGMAVNLDFHYSDTWADPGHQETPAAWAGLTLPVLKDSLYNYTLAVLNYLKSKNLTPEMVQVGNEVNGGMCWPVGKVDAGNYDNFSELLKSGIKAVRDFSLTSTIKPKIILHQAQLHSAHWWLQGITAKGVTDFDIVGLSHYSKWATVNSMQAITDTLKALKTRFGKQVMIVETAYPWAAGGSDSYGNIFSATDTAPGYGLSKDEQYRYLKDLALAVYKGGGIGVQYWEPAWISSSMNDGYGIGSSWENCALFDFSGNIMSSAEYMTIKLE